One genomic region from Phragmites australis chromosome 1, lpPhrAust1.1, whole genome shotgun sequence encodes:
- the LOC133911692 gene encoding uncharacterized protein LOC133911692 has translation MPRRKVSKGLIANRRVRASTFARRAEGLKKKARELATLCGVPVALVCADGEGGAADVWESEEGVIARYRALPAEERARHTHRQYAEDGLGKEEAKLARVRQGGPAALVPWDKALDGVTLEEAEGLLGSVDAALRAANDRRRALGLPVDDNGAGLLEGIAPLGRGSPPCVESNFVGVDGYVHAPGNGGEQIMWDNGFQPCRTGASMMQPAGYGFQQCTSNMDDYHLQRMPDMYGTNRLVWDAFQPRDAGMTQPGYGFQSTGSTYVGMPGYQTQQLRSVQPNLAMWSTNEPSNAIVPAGYPSFDIGLSYMDSPAKHAGQGIGGCYLSMGASGNFINAAPAQSLSMGTGDNFTNTATAQPLATSYGDNLMNASGCTTHWPAPQLQRAGTSQQSSLEQLHYLSDLEDAQLQPWGN, from the coding sequence aTGCCGCGCCGCAAGGTCTCGAAGGGGCTCATCGCCAACCGGCGGGTGCGCGCCTCCACGTTCGCGAGGCGGGCGGAGGGGCTGAAGAAGAAGGCGCGGGAGCTCGCCACGCTCTGCGGCGTCCCCGTCGCGCTCGTCTGCGCcgacggcgagggcggcgcggcggaCGTGTGGGAGTCAGAGGAGGGCGTCATCGCAAGGTACCGCGCCCTGCCCGCGGAGGAGCGCGCGAGGCACACGCACCGGCAGTACGCCGAAGACGGGCTGggcaaggaggaggccaagCTCGCCAGGGTGCGGCAGGGGGGCCCCGCCGCGCTCGTGCCGTGGGACAAAGCGCTGGACGGCGTCACGCTGGAGGAGGCGGAGGGGCTGCTCGGGTCCGTCGACGCGGCGCTGCGGGCCGCGAACGACAGGCGGAGGGCGCTGGGTCTGCCGGTCGACGACAACGGCGCCGGCCTGCTCGAGGGGATCGCGCCGCTCGGGCGTGGTTCTCCCCCGTGCGTCGAAAGCAACTTCGTGGGCGTCGACGGCTACGTGCACGCGCCCGGCAACGGCGGCGAGCAGATCATGTGGGACAATGGCTTCCAGCCGTGCCGCACCGGCGCCTCCATGATGCAGCCAGCTGGGTACGGCTTCCAGCAATGCACCAGCAACATGGACGACTACCACCTGCAGAGGATGCCGGACATGTACGGCACCAACCGGCTCGTGTGGGACGCCTTCCAGCCACGTGATGCCGGCATGACGCAGCCCGGGTACGGCTTCCAGAGCACCGGCAGCACCTATGTCGGCATGCCTGGCTATCAGACGCAACAGTTGCGCAGTGTCCAACCCAATCTGGCCATGTGGAGCACCAACGAGCCGAGCAACGCCATCGTGCCAGCCGGGTACCCTTCCTTCGACATCGGCCTCAGCTACATGGACTCACCCGCGAAGCACGCTGGTCAGGGCATCGGCGGCTGCTACCTCTCCATGGGCGCCAGCGGCAACTTCATCAACGCAGCACCAGCCCAGTCCCTCTCTATGGGCACCGGCGACAACTTCACCAACACAGCAACTGCCCAGCCCCTCGCCACGAGCTATGGTGACAACCTGATGAATGCCAGTGGCTGCACGACACACTGGCCGGCCCCGCAGCTCCAGCGCGCCGGCACCAGTCAGCAGTCCAGCCTCGAGCAGCTGCATTACCTCAGCGACCTGGAAGACGCACAGCTGCAGCCCTGGGGGAACTGA
- the LOC133911703 gene encoding uncharacterized protein LOC133911703, with the protein MVGHGCGSGSEAAVSPAASGGKRGRGPKEDVYVDNLRSHKRYLSEIMASSMNGLSVADSVADNIMVSPVRLESASCLRDEMITQYSPMLEESDDCRYYETQVNTNGNQADVMSSPSTSPISSPHRFQKPHTWFSSVNPYPLPSCSVSSVVCSHARRVTEHEGRIPSSPNDMCHGGDLRRTALLRTVQMRVQGPHTSGLLFGSGHEQEQEHVLEPGTDN; encoded by the exons ATGGTCGGGCACGGCTGCGGCAGCGGAAGTGAGGCCGCAGTGTCTCCGGCGGCCAGCGGCGGCAAGCGGGGAAGGGGCCCGAAGGAGGACGTGTACGTCGACAACCTCCGCTCCCACAAGCGCTACCTCAGcgag ATAATGGCATCCAGCATGAATGGATTGTCTGTTGCAGATTCAGTTGCTGACAATATCATGGTGTCCCCAGTGAGGCTGGAGAGTGCCTCTTGCCTCAG GGATGAAATGATCACACAGTACTCACCTATGTTAGAAGAGTCAGATGATTGCCGGTACTATGAAACTCAAGTAAACACCAATGGGAATCAAGCAGATGTAATGAGCAGTCCCTCAACTAGTCCAATTTCATCTCCACATCGATTCCAGAAGCCACACACCTGGTTCTCTTCAGTAAATCCATACCCTCTCCCAAGCTGTTCCGTCTCATCAGTGGTTTGCTCGCACGCGCGCCGTGTCACTGAACATGAAGGCCGGATCCCATCCTCACCAAACGACATGTGCCATGGTGGAGACCTTAGGCGAACTGCACTTTTGAGAACGGTGCAAATGAGGGTGCAGGGCCCCCACACAAGTGGTTTGTTGTTTGGCAGCggacatgaacaagaacaagagcaTGTGCTTGAACCTGGTACAGACAATTAG